The Bacillota bacterium region CACGGGTGAAGCGGCCCCTGCCGGAGGTGGTGAAGGAGATATGCGCCCTGGTCCCCGGCCCCGTATCCGCCGAGGTCCTGGCCCGGGACACCCGGGGCATGGTGGAGGAGGCCCGGCACCTGGCATCCCTGGCTGCCAACGTGGTGGTCAAGATCCCCATAACCGAAGACGGGTTGCGGGCGGTGAAGATCCTGTCCGGAGAGGGCATCGCCACCAACGTTACCCTGGTATTCTCGCCCAACCAGGCCCTGCTGGCCGCCCTGGCCGGTGCCACCTACGTGAGCCCCTTCGTGGGAAGGCTCGATGACGTGGGCGCCGACGGGATGGACGTGGTCCGCACCACCGTTGCCATATTCCGGCAGTACGGTTTTCCCACGCAGGTGATCGCCGCCAGCATCCGGCATCCCATGCACGTGGTGGCAGCGGCCCAGGCGGGGGCTCCCATCGCCACCGTCCCCTATGCCGTCCTGATGCAAATGCTGCGCCACCCCCTGACCGACGTGGGCATTGAGCGTTTCCTGGCCGACTGGGCCAGGGCCCAGGCCGCGCTCGCCCCCTCCTGCTGACGGTGCCCCCGCGGCACTGGAGAAGCGTTGACGGCGTCGGGAGTGGGATGGTAACATCGTGAACAGAGAGACATGAGGAGAGGTACCGTGGAGCACAGCGGAGGCGGATCGCTTACCGCGCGACAGGCAGAGTTTCTCGAGGTCGTACACGATCTCTCCCGCCACGGGGAGGGGGTTCACTACAGCGAGGTGGCAGCCCGTCTCGGGGTCAGCCGCTGGACGGCGTACGACATTCTTTCTTCCCTGGCCCAGAAGGGGTTTCTGCGGGTGGAGAGGGAGCAGCGTCCCGAACCTTCGCTGGTGGGCAGGTGCCGGGTGTTGTTCAGGCCCGTGTCCGGCTCGGCCGGTACGGGTGCTGCCGGGAGGGGTGACCGGGTGGACGAGCCCGCACCATCGGACGATGGAGCCGAAATAGGGGAGTGGTGGGAGGAGCGCCTGCACCGCTTGCAGCGGGACATCCGGGAGAGGGGCGTCTGGACCGTGCTGCAGGAGGTGGTGGGCGAACTCGCCCGGGCCAGGAAGCCCGCCATGTTCTGCGCTGTGCTCACCCTGGCGTTGTTGCTGGCCCTGCGGGCGGTGGTGCGAGGGGTAGAAGCGTCCAGTGCCCTGAGTTCCCTCCTTGCCTGGCTCATGGGAGCCGATGCCGGGCTCACTGTCTTTGCGGGGGCGCTGGCGGGGTTGCTCCTGCAGCATGGTTTGCCCCGCGATCTGCATAGACAGTTAGTAGACAGGTTGCCTGTGTTTGAGCAGGAGGTGAGCTCCCTGGGGCAGCAGGGGAAAGAAAACCTGCGTCACTTCACCCTGACTGCTATCCGGGAGGTCTGGGGTCAGGATTTCTCTGGTGAGTTATCGGCATAGGTTATTTTTTTCCAGCGTTTTTGGGTTTCTTGTGATAACGGGGTTTCTTGGGGGTGAGCAGGATGAGCGTGATCGAATCCACCACCCGGGTGGCAGGACGGTTGGGAGTTACCCTGCTGGTGGGCTACCTGTGCCGTGATCCGGAACAAAATGTCGCCCGGCTGGTGAGCCTCCTTAAGCGGCTGGCACCCGGCGCCCATGACCGTCATACCATAGACGTCCTGGTATCGCGCATCATGTCCGATCCCCGCGCCCGTCGGCGGTTGCGGGAACTGGAGCGCAATCCCCGTTTTCTGCAGCGATGGATCTGTAACTGGGTGCTGGACACCATGTTCGTGGGGAACCGGCTGCGCCAACGAATGAGCAAGCGTCTCGGGGTTCACCTCCCCCAGTTCATGCTCATCGATCCCACCGAGGCCTGCAACCTTCGCTGCCAGGGATGCTGGGCGGGTGAGTACCAGCCCCGCACCATGCCTCTTGAAACCCTCGACCGCATCCTCAATGAGGGGAAGCGGTTGGGGATGCACTGGATCGTTATGTCGGGCGGAGAACCATTCGCCTACAAGCACATTTTGGACGTTTTCCGCAAGCACCCGGATATCTCGTTCATGGTGTACACCAACGGGACCCTGATCGACGACCGGGTGGCGGATGTGCTCGCCGAGGCAGGCAACGTCTCTCCCTGCTTCAGCCTGGAAGGGTGGCGGGACACCACCGATGCTCGTCGCGGCCCCGGCGTGTTCGACAAGGTGATGGCGGCCATGGACCGCCTGCGGCAACGCGGGGTTCTGTTCGGGGCATCCTTCACGGTGACCAGGGAAAACGTGGAGGAGCTGTTCGCCGACGAGTTCATAGACTTCCTCATTGACAAAGGTGTGGTGTATTGCTGGAGCTTCCACTACGTGCCGGTGGGACGCGACCCGGACCCCGGCCTGATGATCACGCCCGAGCAGCGGGAGTGGCTGGCCCACCGCGTCCCCGAAATCCGCGGCTCCAAGCCCATCCTGCTGGCCGATTTCTGGAACGACGGTCACATTACCGGCGGCTGCATCGCCGGAGGCAGGTATTACTTCA contains the following coding sequences:
- the fsa gene encoding fructose-6-phosphate aldolase; the protein is MRLFLDTADVDEIRKGVELGVVSGVTTNPTLVARVKRPLPEVVKEICALVPGPVSAEVLARDTRGMVEEARHLASLAANVVVKIPITEDGLRAVKILSGEGIATNVTLVFSPNQALLAALAGATYVSPFVGRLDDVGADGMDVVRTTVAIFRQYGFPTQVIAASIRHPMHVVAAAQAGAPIATVPYAVLMQMLRHPLTDVGIERFLADWARAQAALAPSC
- a CDS encoding helix-turn-helix domain-containing protein, with protein sequence MEHSGGGSLTARQAEFLEVVHDLSRHGEGVHYSEVAARLGVSRWTAYDILSSLAQKGFLRVEREQRPEPSLVGRCRVLFRPVSGSAGTGAAGRGDRVDEPAPSDDGAEIGEWWEERLHRLQRDIRERGVWTVLQEVVGELARARKPAMFCAVLTLALLLALRAVVRGVEASSALSSLLAWLMGADAGLTVFAGALAGLLLQHGLPRDLHRQLVDRLPVFEQEVSSLGQQGKENLRHFTLTAIREVWGQDFSGELSA
- a CDS encoding radical SAM protein, which produces MSVIESTTRVAGRLGVTLLVGYLCRDPEQNVARLVSLLKRLAPGAHDRHTIDVLVSRIMSDPRARRRLRELERNPRFLQRWICNWVLDTMFVGNRLRQRMSKRLGVHLPQFMLIDPTEACNLRCQGCWAGEYQPRTMPLETLDRILNEGKRLGMHWIVMSGGEPFAYKHILDVFRKHPDISFMVYTNGTLIDDRVADVLAEAGNVSPCFSLEGWRDTTDARRGPGVFDKVMAAMDRLRQRGVLFGASFTVTRENVEELFADEFIDFLIDKGVVYCWSFHYVPVGRDPDPGLMITPEQREWLAHRVPEIRGSKPILLADFWNDGHITGGCIAGGRYYFINAAGEVEPCAFAHFAVDNIMDKPLVEVLRSPIFLAYQKRQPFNDTHWAPCPIIDAPAALRDIVAESGAHPTHPGAESILGGDIARHLDQRAQEWLSRARRMEAERAAAAARARRAG